The Martelella sp. AD-3 genome includes a region encoding these proteins:
- a CDS encoding disulfide bond formation protein B, which yields MPVRIAHLLNVLALLAISVVLLFAFYDQFANGDLPCPLCLLQRAGFVIVGTGLALNVLLGVDARHYGLMLLGAVAGGAAALRQVALHVVPGTGGYGAPFLGMHFYSWAFVLFAVVVLGTGVMLVLGPARASERVRRGGLGLLAVALFAVMALGNGVSTLAECGVGLCPDNPTSYEALDSLLGR from the coding sequence ATGCCTGTCCGTATTGCCCATCTTCTGAATGTGCTGGCGCTTCTCGCCATTTCGGTCGTTCTTCTGTTCGCCTTTTATGACCAGTTCGCAAACGGCGACCTGCCATGCCCGCTCTGCCTGCTGCAGCGCGCCGGTTTTGTCATCGTTGGAACGGGTCTGGCGCTGAACGTGTTGTTGGGCGTCGATGCCCGGCACTATGGCCTGATGCTTCTGGGCGCGGTGGCCGGCGGCGCTGCGGCGCTGCGCCAGGTGGCGCTGCATGTCGTGCCCGGAACGGGCGGCTATGGCGCGCCCTTTCTCGGCATGCATTTCTACAGTTGGGCCTTTGTGCTGTTCGCCGTCGTCGTCCTCGGCACGGGCGTCATGCTGGTGCTTGGGCCGGCGCGGGCCTCCGAGCGGGTGCGGCGCGGCGGGCTCGGCCTTCTGGCCGTCGCCCTGTTCGCGGTGATGGCGCTCGGCAATGGCGTTTCCACGCTTGCCGAATGCGGCGTCGGCCTCTGCCCGGACAATCCGACGAGTTACGAGGCGCTCGATTCGCTGCTCGGCCGCTGA
- a CDS encoding LLM class flavin-dependent oxidoreductase — MKKIGFLSFGHWTPSPQSGTRSAEDALLQSIDLAVAAEALGADGAYFRVHHFARQLASPFPLLAAIGAKTSRIEIGTGVIDMRYENPAYMVEDAGAADLIAGGRLQLGISRGSPEQVIDGWRHFGHIPQEGEDDAAMARRHTELFLDRLEGKGFAEPNPRPMFPNPPGLLRIEPHSEGLRRRIWWGSATNATAEWAARLGMNLQSSTLKFDETGEPLHRQQADQIRAFRAAWKEAGHDWSPRVSVSRSIFALVSDMDRAYFGRGGNEQDTIGYLDEKTRAVFGRSYAAEPDRLIEQLKGDEAIAEADTLLLTVPNQLGVAYNAHVIEAILKHVAPGLGWR, encoded by the coding sequence ATGAAGAAAATCGGATTTCTGTCTTTCGGGCACTGGACGCCGTCGCCGCAGTCCGGCACGCGTTCGGCGGAAGACGCGCTGCTCCAGTCGATCGATCTGGCCGTGGCCGCCGAGGCGCTCGGCGCCGATGGCGCCTATTTCCGCGTCCATCATTTCGCCCGCCAGCTTGCCTCGCCCTTTCCGCTGCTCGCCGCGATCGGCGCGAAGACCAGTCGGATCGAAATCGGCACGGGCGTGATCGACATGCGCTACGAGAACCCGGCCTATATGGTCGAAGACGCCGGCGCCGCCGATCTGATTGCGGGCGGACGCCTGCAACTCGGCATCTCGCGCGGCTCTCCCGAGCAGGTGATCGACGGCTGGCGACATTTCGGCCATATCCCGCAAGAGGGCGAGGATGATGCGGCGATGGCGCGCCGTCACACCGAGCTTTTCCTGGATCGTCTCGAAGGGAAGGGCTTTGCCGAACCCAATCCGCGTCCGATGTTTCCCAATCCGCCCGGCCTGTTGCGCATCGAGCCGCATTCCGAAGGCCTGCGCAGGCGCATCTGGTGGGGGTCGGCCACCAATGCGACGGCCGAGTGGGCGGCGCGGCTTGGCATGAACCTGCAAAGTTCGACGCTGAAGTTCGATGAGACGGGGGAGCCGTTGCACAGGCAGCAGGCCGACCAGATTCGCGCCTTCCGCGCTGCCTGGAAGGAGGCCGGCCACGACTGGAGCCCGCGCGTTTCCGTCAGCCGTTCGATCTTCGCGCTTGTCAGCGACATGGACCGCGCCTATTTCGGCCGCGGCGGCAACGAGCAGGACACGATCGGCTATCTTGACGAGAAGACGCGCGCCGTCTTTGGCCGCTCCTATGCGGCCGAGCCCGACCGGTTGATCGAACAGTTGAAGGGCGACGAGGCGATCGCCGAGGCCGACACGCTGCTTCTGACGGTGCCCAACCAGCTGGGCGTCGCCTATAACGCCCATGTGATCGAGGCAATCCTGAAACATGTCGCGCCGGGTCTCGGCTGGCGTTGA
- the recR gene encoding recombination mediator RecR: MAKRVTGPEIEKLIQLLAKVPGLGPRSARRAALHLIKKRDQLMGPLSGAMQDAYDKVKICSTCGNVDTADPCTICTDPTRDQSLVIVVEDVGDLWALERAAALNAAYHVLGGTLSPLDGIGPDDLTIAALVDRVKTGEVKELIIAVNATVEGQATAHYITDQLEGMDIKVTRLAHGVPVGGELDYLDEGTLVAALRSRTSL; encoded by the coding sequence ATGGCAAAACGAGTCACCGGTCCCGAAATCGAAAAACTGATCCAGCTTCTGGCGAAGGTGCCGGGGCTTGGGCCGCGTTCGGCGCGGCGCGCGGCGTTGCACCTGATCAAGAAGCGCGACCAGTTGATGGGCCCCTTGTCGGGCGCAATGCAGGACGCCTATGACAAGGTGAAGATCTGCTCGACCTGCGGCAATGTCGATACCGCCGATCCCTGCACGATCTGCACCGATCCGACCCGCGACCAGAGCCTGGTCATCGTCGTGGAAGACGTTGGCGATCTCTGGGCGCTGGAGCGAGCGGCGGCGCTGAATGCCGCCTATCACGTGCTTGGCGGCACGCTGTCGCCGCTTGACGGCATCGGGCCGGACGACCTGACGATTGCCGCCCTTGTCGACCGGGTGAAGACCGGCGAGGTCAAGGAACTGATCATCGCCGTCAACGCCACGGTCGAGGGCCAGGCGACCGCTCACTATATCACCGACCAGCTCGAAGGCATGGACATCAAGGTCACCCGTCTCGCCCATGGCGTGCCGGTCGGCGGCGAGCTCGACTATCTGGACGAGGGCACACTGGTGGCGGCGCTCAGGTCGCGCACGAGCCTTTGA
- a CDS encoding DUF5993 family protein has protein sequence MMTLPFFICAAALYSAWRGHRGLAALLTVIAVLVLFVLFRLHATDVLDIDL, from the coding sequence ATGATGACATTGCCGTTTTTTATCTGCGCCGCCGCGCTCTACAGCGCCTGGCGCGGGCACCGCGGCCTTGCCGCGCTTCTGACCGTGATTGCGGTTCTGGTGCTCTTCGTCCTTTTCAGATTGCACGCGACAGACGTGCTCGACATCGATCTTTGA
- a CDS encoding YbaB/EbfC family nucleoid-associated protein, which translates to MRDLMGMMGKMKEMQAKMEQLQQDIAAVEVDGVSGGGMVNVKMTGKGEMISIKIDPTLLSEDDAEMLEDLIVAAHRDAKDRAEQKAEEMTKELTAGLPIPPGMKLPF; encoded by the coding sequence ATGCGCGACCTGATGGGCATGATGGGCAAGATGAAGGAAATGCAGGCCAAGATGGAGCAACTGCAGCAGGACATTGCGGCCGTTGAGGTCGATGGCGTTTCCGGCGGCGGCATGGTCAATGTGAAGATGACCGGCAAGGGCGAGATGATCTCCATCAAGATCGACCCGACGCTGCTTTCCGAGGACGACGCCGAAATGCTCGAGGACCTGATCGTCGCCGCCCATCGCGATGCCAAGGACCGCGCCGAGCAGAAGGCCGAGGAAATGACCAAGGAACTGACCGCCGGCCTGCCGATCCCGCCCGGCATGAAGCTGCCGTTCTAG
- a CDS encoding YbaK/EbsC family protein has protein sequence MSIDSVRAHLSEAAPDIAIIETEESSATVEEAAAAHAVAPAQIAKTLSFSAKDERFLLVARGDARIDNRKAKAAFGGKVRMLPLEEVEAITGHPVGGVCPFGLAEPITVYCDVSLKAFDVVYPAAGARNAAVRIAPERIAEITGAEWVDVCQEPAP, from the coding sequence ATGAGCATCGACAGCGTTCGCGCTCATCTGAGCGAAGCTGCCCCCGATATTGCGATCATAGAGACGGAAGAAAGCAGCGCCACGGTGGAAGAGGCCGCCGCCGCTCACGCGGTCGCCCCCGCGCAGATTGCCAAGACGCTCTCCTTTTCGGCCAAGGACGAACGCTTCCTGCTGGTTGCCCGCGGCGATGCCCGCATTGACAACAGGAAGGCCAAGGCGGCCTTCGGCGGCAAGGTGCGCATGTTGCCGCTTGAAGAGGTCGAGGCGATTACCGGCCATCCGGTCGGCGGCGTATGTCCCTTCGGTCTGGCCGAGCCGATTACGGTCTATTGCGATGTCAGCCTGAAAGCCTTCGACGTGGTCTATCCCGCCGCGGGCGCCCGCAATGCCGCCGTGCGCATCGCGCCCGAGCGCATCGCCGAGATCACGGGGGCCGAGTGGGTCGATGTCTGCCAGGAGCCCGCCCCTTGA
- the rpsU gene encoding 30S ribosomal protein S21, whose product MQVLVRDNNVDQALRVLKKKMQREGIFREMRARRSYEKPSEKRNREAGEAVRRLRKLKRKQLQREGLIPSRKKR is encoded by the coding sequence TTGCAGGTACTGGTAAGAGATAACAATGTCGATCAGGCGCTTCGCGTCCTGAAGAAGAAAATGCAGCGCGAAGGCATCTTTCGGGAGATGCGTGCGCGTCGTTCTTACGAGAAGCCTTCGGAAAAACGTAACCGCGAGGCAGGCGAGGCCGTGCGCCGCCTGCGCAAACTGAAGCGCAAGCAGCTGCAGCGCGAAGGACTGATCCCGTCGCGCAAGAAGCGGTAA
- a CDS encoding arsenate reductase ArsC, with the protein MTEKTLNVLFLCTGNSARSILAESILNGEGNGRFRAFSAGSHPKDAPNPLALETLKAMGYRSEGFRSKSWDEFTQPGAPEVDFIITVCDSAAGEACPIMRGPGKRAHWGVEDPSHVEGTHEEKLRAFAQTATYLKSRIMAFINLYRDEGGPEDPDSKLKQIGAMEGATEKARKAD; encoded by the coding sequence ATGACCGAGAAGACCCTGAACGTGCTTTTTCTCTGCACCGGCAATTCCGCCCGGTCCATCCTTGCCGAATCGATCCTCAACGGCGAGGGCAACGGCCGGTTCCGCGCCTTTTCCGCCGGAAGCCACCCGAAGGACGCGCCCAACCCGCTTGCTCTGGAAACCCTGAAGGCGATGGGCTACCGCTCCGAGGGCTTCCGCTCGAAAAGCTGGGACGAGTTCACCCAGCCCGGCGCGCCGGAAGTCGATTTCATCATCACCGTCTGTGACAGCGCGGCCGGCGAGGCCTGCCCGATCATGCGCGGCCCCGGCAAACGCGCCCACTGGGGCGTCGAGGATCCGAGCCATGTGGAAGGCACCCACGAGGAAAAGCTGCGGGCCTTTGCCCAGACCGCGACCTATCTGAAAAGCCGGATCATGGCTTTCATCAACCTCTACCGGGATGAAGGCGGACCGGAGGACCCGGACAGCAAGCTGAAGCAGATCGGCGCCATGGAAGGCGCCACCGAGAAAGCCCGGAAGGCTGACTGA
- a CDS encoding HAD family hydrolase, with the protein MKQCLMLDVDGVLVHPQNGRSWAEDMKRDLGIDPDRLATDFFNAHWPDVILGRKPLRDALETCLPALSDAVSAETFMSYWFERDSAVDVAVLEDLRALKQNGLKVYLATNQEHQRARYLMDAMGFAAHVDGIIYSAALGVKKPSAAFFAQAEARTGFSAHQIVFVDDAKANVDAACARGWTACHWSGADRLIDLVA; encoded by the coding sequence TTGAAACAATGCCTGATGCTGGACGTGGATGGCGTCCTCGTTCACCCGCAGAACGGCAGGTCGTGGGCCGAAGACATGAAGCGCGATCTCGGCATCGATCCCGATCGGCTCGCAACCGATTTCTTCAATGCCCATTGGCCGGATGTCATTCTTGGACGGAAACCGCTGCGGGATGCACTGGAGACCTGTCTTCCGGCGCTGTCCGATGCGGTCTCAGCCGAAACCTTCATGAGCTACTGGTTCGAGCGGGATTCAGCGGTGGACGTCGCAGTCCTGGAGGATCTGCGGGCACTGAAGCAAAACGGCCTGAAAGTCTATCTTGCCACCAATCAGGAGCACCAGCGCGCCCGCTATCTGATGGATGCGATGGGTTTCGCCGCCCATGTGGACGGCATCATCTATTCAGCCGCGCTCGGCGTCAAAAAGCCGTCGGCCGCTTTCTTCGCGCAGGCAGAGGCAAGAACGGGTTTCAGCGCGCATCAAATCGTGTTCGTTGATGATGCGAAGGCCAATGTCGACGCGGCGTGTGCCCGAGGCTGGACGGCCTGCCACTGGAGCGGCGCTGACCGGCTGATCGATCTCGTCGCCTGA
- a CDS encoding LysE family translocator yields the protein MTIGALALFAITLFVAAGSPGPSVAALVARVLSRGHRDVLPFMAAMWLGEALWLTLAVFGLVAVASSFHDVFIAIKWAGVAYLVWLAWKMWTADPAADGEGLPSAGSGWKMFLTGMSVTLGNPKIMMFYVALLPTIIDLGSVTLLGWVELTATLLVVLAIVDLSWVFMAAKARRFLKSPRAMKIANRISAGMIGSAAAAIATR from the coding sequence ATGACCATCGGCGCGCTCGCCCTTTTCGCCATCACGCTTTTCGTTGCCGCGGGCTCGCCGGGGCCGAGCGTGGCGGCGCTTGTCGCCCGCGTGCTCTCGCGCGGGCACCGCGACGTGCTGCCCTTCATGGCGGCGATGTGGCTGGGCGAGGCGCTGTGGCTGACGCTGGCCGTCTTCGGACTGGTCGCCGTGGCCTCGAGCTTCCACGACGTCTTCATCGCCATCAAATGGGCGGGCGTCGCCTATCTCGTCTGGCTGGCGTGGAAGATGTGGACCGCCGATCCGGCGGCAGACGGCGAGGGTCTGCCGAGCGCCGGTTCCGGCTGGAAGATGTTCCTGACCGGCATGAGCGTCACGCTCGGCAATCCGAAGATCATGATGTTCTACGTCGCGCTCCTGCCGACCATCATCGACCTCGGCAGCGTCACGCTTCTCGGCTGGGTCGAACTGACGGCAACGCTTCTGGTCGTGCTCGCGATTGTCGACCTCTCCTGGGTCTTCATGGCCGCCAAGGCGCGGCGTTTCCTGAAAAGCCCGCGCGCCATGAAGATCGCCAACCGCATCTCCGCCGGCATGATCGGCAGCGCGGCGGCGGCGATCGCGACGCGATGA
- the arsB gene encoding ACR3 family arsenite efflux transporter has translation MSTFERYLTLWVALCIVVGIALGHFFPSVFVAIGALEIARVNLPVAVLIWLMIIPMLLKIDFSALAEVGRHWRGISVTLFVNWAVKPFSMALLGWLFIGWLFRPMLPADQVDSYIAGLIILAAAPCTAMVFVWSNLTKGEPHFTLSQVALNDAIMIVAFAPIVALLLGLSAITVPWSTLVLSVALYIVIPVIISQVIRKSLIRNGSTARLDALLAKIQPASLVALLATLVLLFAFQGEQILAQPMIIALLAVPILIQVYFNSGLAYLLNRASGEEHCVAGPSALIGASNFFELAVAAAISLFGFNSGAALATVVGVLIEVPVMLSVVAIVNRTKGWYEAGPAVSRNAAQRPSSESSAS, from the coding sequence ATGTCCACATTCGAAAGATACCTGACCCTGTGGGTCGCGCTGTGCATCGTCGTCGGCATCGCGCTCGGCCATTTCTTCCCTTCCGTCTTCGTCGCCATCGGCGCGCTTGAGATCGCGCGCGTCAACCTGCCCGTTGCCGTGCTCATCTGGCTGATGATCATCCCGATGCTGCTGAAGATCGACTTCTCGGCGCTTGCCGAGGTGGGTCGCCACTGGCGCGGCATCTCGGTTACGCTGTTTGTCAACTGGGCGGTGAAGCCGTTTTCCATGGCCTTGCTCGGCTGGCTGTTCATCGGCTGGCTGTTCCGGCCGATGCTGCCGGCCGACCAGGTCGACAGCTATATCGCCGGCCTCATCATCCTGGCCGCCGCCCCCTGCACCGCCATGGTGTTCGTCTGGTCGAACCTGACGAAGGGCGAGCCGCATTTCACCCTGTCGCAGGTGGCGCTGAACGACGCGATCATGATCGTCGCCTTCGCCCCGATCGTCGCCCTTCTGCTCGGGCTTTCGGCCATTACCGTACCGTGGTCGACGCTGGTGCTGTCGGTGGCGCTCTACATCGTCATTCCGGTGATCATTTCGCAGGTCATCCGCAAGAGCCTGATCCGGAACGGCTCGACGGCAAGGCTCGATGCATTGCTGGCAAAGATCCAGCCCGCCTCTCTGGTCGCGCTCCTGGCGACGCTCGTGCTGCTCTTTGCCTTCCAAGGCGAGCAAATCCTGGCGCAGCCGATGATCATCGCGCTGCTGGCCGTGCCGATCCTGATTCAGGTCTATTTCAACTCGGGCCTTGCCTATCTGCTCAACCGCGCCTCGGGCGAGGAGCACTGCGTGGCCGGCCCCTCGGCCCTTATCGGCGCATCGAACTTCTTCGAGCTTGCCGTTGCCGCCGCCATATCGCTCTTCGGCTTCAACTCGGGGGCGGCGCTGGCAACCGTCGTCGGCGTCCTTATCGAGGTGCCGGTCATGCTCTCGGTCGTTGCCATCGTCAACCGGACGAAGGGCTGGTACGAGGCAGGACCGGCGGTCTCCCGCAATGCGGCTCAGCGGCCGAGCAGCGAATCGAGCGCCTCGTAA
- a CDS encoding sodium:alanine symporter family protein — protein MQFFDSLFNYINDLTWGWALVPFLVVLGVFFTVASGFVQFRFFKRMFGVLWGDEDGDPSKISAREALFVSVGGRVGGGNIAGVAVAITAGGPGAVFWMWAIALVGMCSGLVEATLAQAFKRTTAEGDYRGGPARAIIHGLGENYRWLAIIYAICLIASFAIGFNAFQGNTVAGAAADSMGVPRYATGILLAAATGFIVYGGIHRIAKASDIIIPIMAFGYIAMAVVIILMNITALPGVIWDIVANAIGLREAVAGGVGAAVANGLRRGLFSNEAGLGSAPNVAATAYVRHPVSQGITQSFSVFIDTMIICSCTAFVILLGDVYQPGQADVDGVILTQQSMVDHVGNWAQYYLTVAIFLFSFSSIIYNYYLGENALAFMTEKPSAVHVLRIVIVAIVFVGAVAPGATAVFNFSDPMMGILAVVNLLAMMMLFPIALRLINDFRSQLAAGIRRPVFDPKKFPDLDTDETAWPDAR, from the coding sequence TTGCAGTTCTTCGATTCGCTCTTCAATTACATCAATGATTTGACATGGGGCTGGGCGCTCGTGCCCTTCCTCGTCGTGCTCGGCGTGTTTTTCACCGTCGCCAGCGGCTTCGTGCAGTTCCGTTTCTTCAAGCGCATGTTCGGCGTCCTCTGGGGCGATGAGGACGGCGATCCGAGCAAGATCAGCGCCCGCGAGGCGCTTTTTGTTTCCGTCGGTGGGCGCGTCGGCGGCGGAAACATTGCCGGCGTGGCGGTTGCGATCACGGCCGGCGGTCCGGGCGCGGTGTTCTGGATGTGGGCCATCGCGCTCGTCGGCATGTGTTCCGGCCTGGTCGAGGCGACGCTGGCGCAGGCTTTCAAGCGGACAACCGCGGAAGGGGACTATCGCGGCGGCCCGGCGCGCGCCATCATTCACGGGCTGGGCGAAAACTACCGCTGGCTGGCGATCATCTATGCCATCTGCCTGATCGCCTCCTTCGCCATCGGCTTCAATGCCTTTCAGGGAAACACTGTTGCAGGCGCCGCTGCCGACAGTATGGGGGTTCCGCGCTATGCGACGGGCATCCTGCTGGCCGCCGCCACCGGCTTCATCGTCTATGGCGGCATCCACCGCATCGCCAAGGCCTCCGACATCATCATCCCGATCATGGCCTTTGGCTATATCGCCATGGCCGTTGTGATTATCCTGATGAACATCACCGCGCTTCCGGGCGTGATCTGGGATATCGTCGCCAACGCCATCGGCTTGCGCGAAGCGGTCGCCGGCGGCGTCGGCGCGGCGGTCGCCAACGGCCTGAGGCGCGGCCTGTTCTCCAACGAGGCCGGGCTTGGTTCCGCGCCGAACGTCGCCGCCACCGCCTATGTGCGCCATCCGGTCAGCCAGGGCATCACCCAGAGCTTCTCCGTGTTCATCGACACGATGATCATCTGCTCGTGCACGGCTTTCGTCATCTTGCTTGGCGATGTCTACCAGCCGGGCCAGGCGGATGTGGACGGCGTCATCCTCACCCAGCAGAGCATGGTCGACCATGTCGGCAACTGGGCGCAGTATTACCTGACGGTCGCCATTTTCCTGTTTTCCTTCTCGTCGATCATCTACAACTACTATCTCGGCGAGAACGCGCTGGCCTTCATGACGGAAAAGCCGAGCGCGGTGCATGTCCTCAGGATCGTGATCGTCGCGATCGTGTTTGTCGGCGCGGTTGCCCCCGGCGCTACGGCGGTTTTCAACTTCTCCGATCCGATGATGGGCATCCTGGCAGTGGTCAACCTGCTGGCGATGATGATGCTGTTCCCGATCGCGCTCAGGCTGATCAACGACTTCCGTTCGCAGCTTGCCGCCGGGATCAGGCGTCCGGTCTTCGACCCCAAGAAGTTCCCGGATCTCGATACGGATGAGACGGCCTGGCCGGACGCGCGATAG
- a CDS encoding DNA polymerase III subunit gamma/tau — protein MADDASEIEPNKTASDDSGYRVLARKYRPKDFSDLMVGQEPMVRTLTNAFETGRIAQAYMLTGVRGVGKTTTARILARGLNYKTETVDKPTIDLKEIGEHCQAIMDGRHVDVIEMDAASHTGIDDIREIIDQVRYRPSTARYKVYIIDEVHMLSTQAFNGLLKTLEEPPEHVKFIFATTEIRKVPITVLSRCQRFDLRRIPAADLVRLFSTISAKEGVTIEDEAVSMIARAAEGSARDGLSLLDQAISHGNGHVEAAAVRAMLGLADRARIVDLFGHVVSGDVKAALDEFLAQYEAGANPVVVLNDLADFTHLVTRLKYVPEGADDVSLSEIERTKGREFAESVAVSALSRIWQMLLKGIPETENAARPYGAAEMVLIRLTHAAHLPSPEDAARRLLALESGEAQIPPSRPSAPSPQGGGTNGATSARAVSASTTGEQPSRPSATVTMLRPQTSETPRPEPEQAAPVEEEPQPTPEPAAASAPEPPKTSAIKSLQDITDLCSKHRAPLIRAQIRNFVRLVRLESGRLEVNLEDGASQTFLNELGAKLREWTGESWFVSLSREKGEATLVEAETAARDKLFRDAREDPEVASILKFFPGARITDVRVRAEETETAEGGADGLPDAAVNEDGDVLPEDDLDE, from the coding sequence ATGGCCGACGACGCATCCGAGATTGAACCGAACAAGACCGCTTCCGACGACAGCGGTTACCGCGTCCTGGCGCGCAAATACCGCCCGAAGGACTTCTCCGACCTGATGGTCGGCCAGGAGCCGATGGTGCGCACGCTGACCAACGCGTTCGAAACCGGGCGGATCGCGCAGGCCTACATGCTGACGGGCGTGCGTGGCGTGGGCAAGACGACGACGGCGCGCATTCTGGCGCGCGGCCTCAATTACAAGACCGAGACGGTCGACAAGCCGACGATCGACCTGAAGGAGATCGGCGAGCACTGCCAGGCGATCATGGACGGCCGCCATGTCGACGTGATCGAGATGGACGCCGCCTCCCACACCGGCATCGACGATATCCGCGAAATCATCGACCAGGTGCGCTACCGGCCGTCAACGGCGCGCTACAAGGTCTACATCATCGACGAAGTGCATATGCTGTCCACCCAGGCCTTCAACGGGTTGTTGAAGACGCTGGAAGAGCCGCCGGAACATGTGAAGTTCATCTTCGCCACCACCGAGATCCGCAAGGTGCCGATCACGGTGCTGTCGCGCTGCCAGCGCTTCGACCTGCGCCGCATTCCCGCCGCCGACCTGGTGCGGCTGTTCTCGACGATCTCGGCCAAGGAAGGCGTGACGATCGAGGACGAGGCGGTGTCGATGATCGCGCGCGCGGCCGAGGGTTCAGCGCGCGACGGGCTTTCCCTGCTTGACCAGGCCATCTCCCACGGCAACGGCCATGTGGAGGCCGCCGCCGTGCGCGCCATGCTCGGCCTTGCCGACCGCGCCCGCATCGTCGACCTGTTCGGCCATGTCGTCAGCGGCGACGTAAAGGCGGCGCTGGATGAGTTTCTGGCGCAGTACGAAGCCGGCGCCAATCCGGTGGTCGTGCTCAATGACCTTGCCGATTTCACCCATCTGGTGACGCGGCTGAAATATGTGCCGGAAGGCGCCGATGATGTCTCGCTGAGCGAGATCGAACGGACGAAGGGCCGTGAATTCGCCGAAAGCGTTGCCGTTTCCGCCCTGTCGCGCATCTGGCAGATGCTGCTGAAGGGCATTCCCGAAACGGAAAACGCCGCCCGCCCCTATGGCGCGGCCGAGATGGTGCTGATCCGCCTGACGCACGCCGCGCACCTGCCCTCGCCCGAGGATGCCGCGCGCCGCCTGCTGGCGCTTGAAAGCGGCGAGGCGCAAATCCCGCCGTCGCGCCCTTCCGCGCCGTCGCCCCAGGGTGGCGGGACGAATGGCGCAACGAGCGCCCGCGCGGTCTCCGCCTCGACAACCGGCGAACAGCCTTCACGGCCCTCCGCGACGGTCACCATGCTGCGACCACAGACTTCCGAAACGCCGCGGCCGGAGCCCGAACAGGCCGCACCGGTGGAGGAGGAGCCGCAGCCGACGCCCGAACCGGCAGCGGCCAGCGCGCCGGAACCGCCGAAGACTTCCGCCATCAAGTCGCTGCAGGACATTACCGACCTTTGCTCCAAACACCGCGCGCCGCTGATCCGCGCGCAGATCCGCAATTTCGTCCGCCTCGTGCGCCTTGAGTCCGGACGGCTCGAGGTCAATCTGGAAGACGGGGCGTCGCAGACCTTTCTGAATGAACTCGGCGCGAAGCTGCGCGAATGGACGGGCGAGAGCTGGTTCGTCAGCCTCAGCCGCGAGAAGGGCGAGGCAACGCTTGTGGAGGCGGAAACGGCGGCGCGGGACAAGCTTTTCCGCGATGCCCGCGAGGATCCGGAAGTGGCCTCGATCCTGAAATTCTTTCCCGGTGCAAGGATCACCGATGTGCGCGTGCGGGCGGAAGAGACGGAGACTGCGGAAGGCGGCGCTGACGGCCTGCCCGACGCCGCCGTCAACGAGGATGGCGACGTCCTTCCCGAAGACGATCTCGACGAGTGA
- a CDS encoding helix-turn-helix transcriptional regulator: MDNTETISVLAALAQPTRLQAFRLLVAAEPEGIAAGDLARRLEIPQNTMSAHLNTLTQAGIVTGLRQGRSIIYRANLERLRAAMLFLLRDCCGGNPDLCAPLIEDLAPCCETHPTEA, translated from the coding sequence ATGGATAATACAGAAACGATATCGGTACTCGCCGCCCTTGCCCAGCCCACCCGGCTTCAGGCCTTTCGCCTGCTCGTTGCAGCAGAGCCGGAGGGCATTGCCGCGGGTGACCTCGCGCGCAGGCTCGAGATACCGCAGAACACCATGTCGGCCCATCTCAACACGCTGACGCAGGCGGGCATTGTCACCGGTCTGAGACAGGGACGGTCCATTATCTACCGCGCCAACCTCGAACGATTGCGCGCGGCCATGCTGTTCCTGCTCCGCGACTGCTGCGGCGGCAACCCGGATCTCTGCGCGCCGCTGATCGAGGATCTGGCGCCTTGCTGCGAAACACACCCTACGGAGGCATGA
- a CDS encoding HIT family protein: MQEFTLDERLRRDSALITALGLSELRLMRDGRWPWLLLVPQRPDVSEVFDLAPLDQTMLTFEINEVARALKEATGADKINIAAIGNMVRQLHVHVVARFEGDANWPGPIWGHGTAEPLDEDEMTALAHRITEAMARS; this comes from the coding sequence ATGCAGGAATTCACGCTCGATGAACGTTTGCGGCGAGACAGCGCGCTGATTACCGCGCTGGGGCTCTCCGAACTGCGGCTGATGCGGGACGGGCGCTGGCCCTGGCTCCTGCTGGTGCCGCAGCGCCCTGATGTCAGCGAAGTGTTCGATCTGGCGCCGCTTGACCAGACCATGCTGACCTTCGAGATCAACGAGGTCGCCAGGGCCCTGAAGGAGGCAACCGGCGCCGACAAGATCAACATCGCCGCCATCGGCAATATGGTGCGCCAGCTCCACGTCCATGTCGTCGCCAGGTTCGAGGGCGATGCGAACTGGCCCGGCCCGATCTGGGGCCATGGCACGGCTGAGCCTCTGGATGAGGACGAGATGACGGCATTGGCGCACAGGATCACGGAGGCGATGGCCCGGTCATGA